Proteins from one Desulfonema limicola genomic window:
- the nagZ gene encoding beta-N-acetylhexosaminidase: MDTKTFSDKQLAGQRLMIGFDGTMLNPDLEYSIKELKIGGIILFSRNIESPSQLKNLCQSVQSFAQACSQPPLFISIDQEGGKVARLKEPFTCFPGNPSIKNKDDALNFARITASELSKTGINMNMAPVMDVSPKDMNSIMTGRTFSHDPEIVSRLGTAVIREMQAGGVMAVAKHFPGIGRTIIDSHLDLPFMDADLADIQSFDIPPFYAAAACGAAGIMLSHILYTRVDPVWPASLSIEIAKKLLRDEMGFDGLVITDDLDMGAVKKHYKISKMIEQILKADIDITLICHKGPDIETAFEEILKQFKNNHELRERGIISANRIMRFKQQYCKSQFPDCIA, from the coding sequence ATGGATACAAAAACCTTTTCAGACAAACAGCTTGCAGGCCAGAGGCTGATGATTGGCTTTGATGGCACAATGCTTAATCCTGATCTTGAATATTCTATTAAAGAATTAAAGATCGGGGGCATTATTCTTTTTTCACGCAATATTGAATCACCTTCACAACTTAAAAATCTTTGTCAGTCTGTTCAATCCTTTGCGCAAGCCTGCAGCCAGCCGCCCTTGTTCATATCCATAGACCAGGAAGGGGGAAAGGTGGCAAGGCTTAAAGAACCTTTTACATGCTTTCCTGGAAATCCCTCAATCAAAAATAAAGATGATGCCTTAAACTTTGCCAGGATAACAGCTTCCGAGCTTTCAAAAACAGGAATTAACATGAATATGGCTCCTGTTATGGATGTATCTCCAAAAGATATGAACAGCATAATGACAGGCCGGACTTTCAGCCATGATCCAGAGATTGTTTCCAGGCTGGGAACTGCGGTTATCAGAGAAATGCAGGCTGGGGGCGTAATGGCTGTTGCAAAGCATTTCCCGGGAATAGGCAGAACAATTATAGATTCCCATCTTGACCTTCCTTTTATGGATGCAGACCTGGCAGATATTCAATCCTTTGATATTCCTCCTTTTTATGCTGCTGCTGCCTGCGGTGCTGCGGGAATCATGCTGTCTCACATACTTTACACCCGGGTTGATCCGGTTTGGCCTGCAAGCCTTTCAATTGAGATTGCAAAAAAACTTCTCAGGGATGAAATGGGATTTGACGGGCTGGTAATCACTGATGACCTGGACATGGGGGCTGTAAAAAAGCATTACAAAATCAGCAAGATGATAGAGCAGATTCTTAAAGCAGATATTGATATTACCCTTATATGCCATAAGGGACCTGATATTGAGACTGCTTTTGAAGAGATATTAAAACAATTCAAAAATAATCATGAATTAAGGGAAAGAGGCATAATATCAGCAAACAGAATAATGCGGTTTAAGCAGCAATACTGTAAATCTCAATTCCCGGACTGTATTGCATAA
- a CDS encoding methyl-accepting chemotaxis protein: protein MNLSLRKKFLIPTVFICAVCLGISNYFSYLKSGETYEKLTNTQMIQTAESITTLIDTFIKDIMLNFVYWSEDATFAAVVQDILGEAVKDSANILLKKIQDDYGYYEQVMAADINGEIIAGTNPDIIGNNIADNKEFKDAVQGNISFSKVTKSRITGNPTFIISSPLKMSGEIVGTILGVIDLDYFDKRFISSAKIGDGGHAFMVNEEGLVIASPIKSEVLNEKNRYKLLTKEYLKQGQPIIHYNQDAENKIMAYKKHDSLGWIVGVTIDSKEIRAPLKSIGWVNFIIAAAAIFLSGIFIILLVNNIIKPVNNVVKGLIKVADDIVKVSNEVLSSSISLSQSSSEQSVSVEETSSSLREMGIMIKRNADNADHADTIVKNSSKIMSQTNLFISQLTGSMNEISNASNETQKIIKTIDGIAFQTNLLSLNAAVEAARAGEAGAGFGVVASEVKSLAMLVSEAAGNTSGIIKDTVEKIKSGVQTVINTEESFKKMSESASAIKNLVSDISAASQEQTLSIDNINNAVSKIESLVQQNSENASASASVSEKMKKHAEIMNDFVYELTKIVGRT, encoded by the coding sequence ATGAATTTAAGCCTTAGAAAAAAATTTCTTATTCCTACTGTATTTATTTGTGCAGTCTGCCTCGGAATTTCTAATTACTTCTCATATTTAAAATCAGGTGAAACATATGAAAAATTGACAAATACCCAGATGATCCAGACTGCTGAATCAATTACCACCCTTATAGATACATTTATAAAAGACATTATGCTGAATTTTGTTTACTGGAGTGAAGATGCAACCTTTGCTGCAGTAGTCCAGGATATTTTGGGAGAAGCTGTTAAAGATTCTGCAAACATACTATTAAAAAAAATCCAGGATGATTACGGTTATTATGAACAGGTAATGGCTGCTGACATAAACGGGGAAATCATTGCAGGTACAAATCCTGATATTATTGGGAATAATATCGCAGATAATAAAGAATTCAAAGATGCGGTACAGGGAAATATTTCTTTTTCAAAGGTAACAAAAAGCAGGATAACAGGCAACCCGACCTTTATTATATCATCCCCTTTAAAAATGAGCGGCGAGATTGTCGGCACAATTTTAGGAGTTATTGACCTGGATTATTTTGATAAACGATTTATCTCCTCTGCAAAAATAGGAGATGGGGGTCATGCTTTTATGGTTAATGAAGAGGGTCTTGTAATTGCATCCCCAATAAAATCTGAAGTTCTTAATGAAAAAAACAGGTATAAACTTTTAACAAAAGAATATTTAAAACAAGGCCAGCCCATTATCCATTATAATCAGGATGCTGAAAATAAAATCATGGCTTATAAGAAACATGATTCACTAGGCTGGATTGTAGGGGTAACTATTGACAGCAAAGAAATCAGGGCACCCTTAAAAAGCATTGGCTGGGTGAATTTTATCATTGCTGCTGCTGCTATTTTTTTATCAGGCATATTTATAATCCTGCTTGTCAACAATATTATAAAACCTGTGAACAATGTGGTAAAAGGACTTATTAAAGTTGCCGACGACATAGTAAAGGTTTCAAATGAGGTTTTGTCTTCCAGCATATCCCTGTCCCAAAGTTCTTCCGAGCAGTCAGTATCTGTTGAAGAAACATCATCATCCCTTAGGGAAATGGGGATAATGATTAAAAGAAATGCGGATAATGCAGATCATGCTGACACAATAGTAAAAAACTCAAGCAAGATAATGTCCCAGACAAACCTTTTTATCAGCCAGCTGACTGGTTCCATGAATGAAATTTCAAATGCAAGTAATGAAACCCAGAAAATAATCAAAACAATAGATGGAATTGCTTTTCAGACAAACCTGCTGTCTTTAAATGCAGCAGTGGAAGCTGCAAGAGCCGGGGAAGCAGGGGCAGGATTTGGCGTTGTTGCCAGTGAAGTTAAAAGTCTTGCAATGCTGGTTTCAGAAGCTGCCGGCAACACGTCAGGTATTATAAAAGATACAGTTGAAAAAATAAAGAGCGGGGTTCAAACAGTTATAAACACCGAGGAATCATTTAAAAAAATGTCTGAAAGTGCTTCTGCCATAAAAAACCTGGTTTCAGATATATCTGCTGCTTCCCAGGAGCAGACCCTTTCCATTGATAACATTAACAATGCAGTATCTAAAATTGAATCCCTGGTACAACAGAATTCCGAAAATGCTTCAGCATCTGCCTCGGTTTCTGAAAAAATGAAAAAACATGCTGAAATAATGAATGATTTTGTATATGAACTAACAAAAATAGTGGGACGAACCTAA
- a CDS encoding YfiR/HmsC family protein, protein MKKYSLISALFFIIIFGYYSNSSAEYKNAPVDIQSSLFIKLFLFNNDFNNGKDIVVHVINSSEFAAEIRKSLGKKIGKSKLARVTESEGMPYEKPSVVYLGNPALLEELIDYTQKNKVLSITGIPELVEKGIALGIGVSEQKPKILFNVSASEKEDMNWNPIILKISTLIKQEKK, encoded by the coding sequence ATGAAAAAATATTCATTAATATCTGCTTTGTTTTTTATTATAATATTTGGATATTATTCCAATTCTTCTGCTGAATACAAAAACGCTCCTGTTGATATTCAGTCATCACTTTTCATAAAACTTTTCCTTTTTAATAATGATTTTAATAATGGAAAAGACATTGTTGTACATGTAATAAATTCATCTGAATTTGCTGCTGAAATCAGGAAATCGCTTGGGAAAAAAATCGGGAAATCAAAACTTGCCAGGGTGACTGAAAGTGAGGGTATGCCTTATGAAAAACCTTCTGTAGTATATTTGGGAAATCCGGCACTGCTTGAGGAACTGATTGATTATACTCAAAAAAATAAGGTTTTGAGCATAACCGGTATTCCTGAGCTTGTAGAAAAAGGTATTGCACTGGGAATAGGCGTTTCAGAACAAAAACCCAAGATTTTATTTAATGTATCAGCATCTGAAAAAGAAGACATGAACTGGAATCCCATTATATTAAAGATATCAACCCTGATTAAGCAGGAAAAAAAATGA
- a CDS encoding ISAzo13-like element transposase-related protein, with product MILLILIVAEILNLLLRWTSKSTYKLAAELNRQGFKVSHSQVGKLLAKLDYSLQSNLKSLRINVKYTIISNTCHQYELYCFVNL from the coding sequence ATGATCTTGTTGATCCTGATAGTCGCGGAGATCCTGAATCTCCTTCTTCGTTGGACCTCAAAAAGTACTTATAAACTAGCAGCAGAATTAAATCGTCAGGGGTTTAAGGTAAGTCATAGTCAGGTGGGAAAACTTTTGGCAAAGCTTGATTACAGTCTTCAATCTAATCTTAAGAGCCTACGCATAAACGTAAAATACACTATAATATCAAATACGTGCCACCAATACGAATTATATTGTTTTGTAAATTTATAA
- a CDS encoding AAA family ATPase, with protein MKLKKIELCNFRAVNKLSINLSEKLNVFVGVNGAGKSTIIDAIAITLSWLVNRIQRDKTSGRPIPEMSIRNGVSQGSITTCINKADTDYCWILNKAIKGNFFGQKSRLKEVSELATVIREEAQQTGLPVFAYYPVNRNVLDIPLRIRQKHSFEQFECFDEALTGAANFRHFFEWFRNREDLENESRQYLGQLDFLKPDNWEYPDRQLEAVRKSLEFFLTDFEHFSVRRNPLRV; from the coding sequence ATGAAACTAAAAAAAATCGAACTATGTAATTTCAGAGCCGTAAACAAACTATCCATAAACCTGTCAGAAAAGCTCAATGTATTTGTAGGAGTAAACGGCGCAGGCAAATCAACAATCATAGACGCAATTGCCATAACTCTTTCATGGCTTGTAAACAGGATTCAGCGTGATAAGACTTCAGGTCGCCCTATTCCAGAAATGAGCATACGAAATGGTGTCTCACAAGGATCAATTACAACCTGTATTAATAAGGCAGATACAGATTATTGTTGGATATTAAACAAAGCTATCAAAGGTAATTTTTTTGGGCAAAAATCACGGCTTAAGGAAGTCAGTGAACTTGCAACAGTAATTCGTGAAGAAGCACAACAAACAGGCTTACCTGTTTTTGCATACTACCCTGTAAACCGCAATGTTTTAGATATTCCCCTTCGCATTCGCCAGAAACATTCTTTCGAACAATTTGAATGTTTTGACGAGGCCCTGACCGGTGCTGCAAACTTTCGACATTTTTTTGAGTGGTTTAGAAATCGAGAAGACCTTGAAAATGAAAGTAGGCAATATTTGGGACAACTTGATTTTTTAAAGCCTGACAATTGGGAATACCCAGACAGACAACTTGAAGCAGTAAGAAAATCACTTGAATTTTTTCTGACTGATTTTGAACATTTTTCGGTTCGCAGAAATCCTTTAAGGGTTTAG
- a CDS encoding YgiT-type zinc finger protein, translated as MNCMYCNGIMKKKKAPFHVDRKGYHLTLDDIPAWVCTQCGEPYFEETAVESIQEMLISIDRQTEMIAQVA; from the coding sequence ATGAATTGCATGTATTGTAACGGTATTATGAAGAAAAAAAAAGCACCTTTTCATGTAGATAGAAAAGGTTATCACCTGACACTTGATGACATTCCTGCCTGGGTATGCACTCAGTGCGGGGAGCCATATTTTGAAGAAACGGCAGTAGAATCTATTCAGGAAATGCTTATTTCAATTGACAGGCAGACAGAGATGATAGCACAAGTTGCCTGA
- a CDS encoding DUF4258 domain-containing protein: MFIPHAVRQMSRPDRMIKTSEIRDVIKYGEIIENYPEDARGHSCLVFGFGENTRFIHVVCSPKKDYLAIITAYIPDSNQWEKT; encoded by the coding sequence TTGTTTATTCCCCATGCTGTAAGGCAAATGTCAAGACCTGACAGAATGATAAAAACTTCTGAAATCAGAGATGTGATAAAATATGGAGAAATAATTGAAAATTATCCTGAAGATGCAAGAGGGCACAGTTGCCTTGTATTCGGCTTTGGAGAAAACACAAGATTTATCCACGTTGTTTGTTCCCCAAAAAAGGATTATCTTGCTATTATTACCGCATATATTCCAGACAGTAATCAATGGGAAAAGACCTGA
- a CDS encoding radical SAM protein, which yields MKIININDFTKHTKNSITKKALKFHNLTNAYINSHLHSTPAFIRIIPTDRCNLNCRYCWQKNDDSKDMTFNNFCNYLDKAKSLNAGMITFLGGEPMIWKPIYNAVSLCSEKNILTDLTTNGTLLNQETIERFGKAGLDYLNISVDVVNKSQISSKNSIFNNNLVNYLKDAKAKYGMHFRLNSVICNNNFDDIKRILEFVKLNDIQISLGYVVPPLNNSHSKSQSIYFGKEDTRLLNKIISYILEKKRDGYPVIDPDSYFTNIFRFFNHEKFWDCNYPTRYGWINVTTNGKIRSCTKKMDELDFNFLDLNPENLKKLRSIFKDKVKKCNTTCYSNCAYNSYYYTHNKFKMLKKSLGRFNFQMAA from the coding sequence ATGAAAATTATTAATATCAATGATTTTACAAAGCATACTAAAAACTCAATTACTAAGAAAGCATTAAAATTCCATAATTTGACAAATGCTTACATTAACAGTCATTTACACTCTACCCCGGCTTTCATACGAATTATACCAACAGATAGATGTAATCTGAACTGCAGGTATTGCTGGCAGAAAAATGATGATTCAAAAGATATGACCTTCAATAATTTCTGTAATTATCTGGATAAGGCCAAATCTTTAAATGCAGGAATGATAACATTCCTTGGTGGAGAACCAATGATATGGAAACCGATTTATAATGCTGTATCATTGTGTTCTGAAAAAAATATTTTAACAGATTTAACCACTAACGGGACTTTGCTTAACCAGGAAACCATTGAACGATTTGGCAAAGCAGGTCTTGATTATCTGAATATCTCCGTAGATGTGGTAAACAAATCTCAGATTTCATCTAAAAATTCAATATTCAATAATAATCTGGTTAATTACCTGAAAGATGCAAAAGCAAAATACGGAATGCACTTCAGATTAAACTCAGTGATTTGCAACAACAATTTTGACGATATTAAAAGAATCTTAGAATTTGTAAAATTAAATGATATTCAAATATCTCTTGGTTATGTTGTGCCGCCGCTAAATAATTCGCATAGTAAAAGCCAGAGTATTTATTTTGGAAAAGAAGATACAAGACTGCTCAATAAAATCATATCATACATTCTTGAAAAAAAGAGAGATGGGTATCCTGTTATTGACCCTGATTCATATTTTACAAACATTTTCCGGTTTTTTAATCATGAAAAATTCTGGGATTGCAATTATCCAACCCGTTATGGCTGGATAAATGTGACAACAAATGGAAAGATAAGAAGCTGTACAAAGAAAATGGATGAACTGGATTTTAATTTTCTTGATCTGAATCCTGAAAATCTCAAAAAATTGCGAAGCATTTTTAAAGATAAAGTTAAAAAATGCAATACAACCTGTTATTCTAATTGTGCATACAATTCATATTATTATACTCATAATAAATTCAAGATGTTAAAGAAAAGTCTTGGCAGATTCAATTTTCAAATGGCTGCCTAA
- a CDS encoding response regulator produces the protein MVKIPTRILVVDDEKDFAEMLSLRLQESGEKVSSAHDGKECLDILQKDSEKTDVVILDIKMPGMDGIEVLREIKKKFPLIEVIMLTGHGTTESAVEGMKLGAYDYLLKPADFEDLQKKLEGARKRKDEQEERIRQAEAKLLVRRSGGS, from the coding sequence ATGGTTAAAATACCGACCCGCATACTGGTAGTGGATGATGAAAAAGATTTTGCAGAAATGCTTTCTCTCAGGCTTCAGGAAAGCGGAGAAAAAGTGTCATCTGCCCATGATGGAAAAGAATGCCTTGATATTTTGCAAAAAGACAGTGAAAAAACAGATGTAGTTATTCTGGATATAAAAATGCCCGGAATGGACGGCATTGAAGTATTAAGGGAAATAAAAAAGAAGTTTCCCTTGATCGAGGTTATAATGCTCACAGGACATGGAACCACGGAAAGCGCAGTTGAAGGCATGAAACTGGGAGCTTATGACTACCTGCTCAAACCGGCAGATTTTGAAGACCTGCAAAAAAAGCTGGAAGGAGCCAGAAAACGCAAAGATGAACAGGAAGAAAGGATACGCCAGGCAGAAGCCAAGCTGCTTGTAAGAAGGAGCGGAGGCTCTTGA
- a CDS encoding sensor histidine kinase — protein sequence MKNIRLMLVDDEDRFRETMSKRLNKRGMDILDAGDGEICLDLLKQHPVDVVVSDVKMPGMGGIELLQRIKQSYPDVEVILLTGHASASDGVEGIKAGAFDYLSKPVEFEHLLSKIKQAYEKIKRLQEQKTEADFRERMEQQMIVTERLASLGTLATGVAHEINNPLAIIKEAAGWMMLILKKEEMADIPRRADFEKALDKIEKGVERAKRITHQLLGFVQKNESVMSVIKLRDLINESLQLIGREAANKGIEIVKVFKDDADGSLISDPYQLRQVLLNLITNAIHASSKGDTITLGLENQKKTVLLTISDTGCGIPQESLEKIFEPFFTTKPPGKGTGLGLFVSSGIIERLGGTLDLESTLGKGTTFTIELPRNYHMPAEAVHDSSHDDLKNRFSSMKKICKVIINKGENDNG from the coding sequence ATGAAAAATATCCGACTGATGCTTGTTGATGATGAAGATCGTTTCAGGGAAACCATGTCCAAACGCCTTAATAAAAGAGGCATGGATATACTGGACGCAGGAGACGGGGAGATATGCCTTGATCTGCTTAAACAGCACCCTGTTGACGTGGTGGTTTCAGATGTAAAAATGCCTGGTATGGGCGGGATTGAGCTTCTTCAAAGGATTAAACAATCATATCCTGATGTTGAAGTAATTCTGCTAACAGGCCATGCCAGTGCATCAGACGGGGTGGAAGGCATAAAAGCCGGGGCCTTTGATTACCTGAGCAAGCCCGTGGAATTTGAACATCTGCTGAGTAAAATCAAACAGGCTTATGAAAAAATAAAGCGGCTGCAAGAGCAGAAAACAGAGGCAGATTTCAGGGAAAGAATGGAGCAGCAAATGATAGTTACTGAAAGGCTGGCTTCATTAGGAACCCTTGCCACAGGCGTTGCCCATGAGATTAATAATCCCCTGGCAATTATAAAGGAAGCAGCCGGATGGATGATGCTTATATTGAAAAAAGAGGAAATGGCAGACATACCCCGGCGGGCAGATTTTGAAAAAGCCCTGGATAAGATAGAAAAAGGAGTGGAGAGAGCCAAACGCATTACCCATCAGCTTCTTGGATTTGTCCAGAAAAACGAATCTGTTATGTCTGTCATAAAATTAAGGGATCTGATAAATGAATCACTTCAGCTCATAGGCAGGGAAGCGGCAAACAAAGGGATTGAAATTGTAAAGGTTTTTAAAGATGATGCTGACGGAAGCCTGATAAGTGATCCTTATCAGCTCAGGCAGGTTCTTCTTAATCTTATTACCAATGCAATTCATGCAAGCAGCAAAGGGGATACAATAACCCTGGGGCTTGAAAACCAGAAAAAAACTGTCCTGCTGACCATATCAGATACAGGCTGCGGTATTCCTCAGGAAAGCCTGGAAAAGATTTTTGAGCCTTTTTTCACAACCAAGCCCCCTGGCAAAGGCACTGGACTCGGCCTGTTTGTATCCAGCGGAATTATTGAAAGACTGGGGGGAACCCTTGATCTTGAAAGCACTCTGGGAAAGGGAACCACCTTTACCATTGAACTGCCCCGAAATTATCATATGCCAGCCGAAGCTGTCCACGACAGCTCCCATGATGATTTAAAAAACCGCTTCAGTTCGATGAAAAAGATATGCAAAGTTATTATAAATAAAGGAGAAAATGACAATGGTTAA
- a CDS encoding SLC13 family permease: protein MFLKSKGFQLGIAVLLGIIIFLLPRPEGTKFKVTGDTDKVLFNSLSQYFKITDEKEAEKSYILEAIKPGSPEASQAVIADKALELNLKKVDVDYVDGLSPKAKRFLAVLVVLVFMFVAEPIPLEITAICIGVALVAFQIADVKDAWAPYMHPVVVFIMCCLIFAISLDKAGLTKRLGFFIIKKAGDSVTKFTFIIAVGLGIASGVMHDAAACAVGIVTMLPLMRAAGIEPHSKTAKFMLISLAFACSCGGMGTLMGGGRCMVSAAFLKEFTGIEITFFDWFKYCFPAALLTVPASVLVVYFVFRPDPKYKLPKFDEDIGPLTGLEIKTIIIIGVTFLLWMTKGIHGIDYSVTGMLGVTALILAGILKWDDINDNLEWGTALFIFGGGISLGLAMGYSGAAAYFANLFFPLIQGGGWILLFVGVGVFGALVTNAMANVAAAALILPIVIPMAQLEGVDPTILALCLGTATSFAMLLVIGCPPNAIAYSYRYFKSADLTRAGAVATPILLIILIIVASTWWKFLGLV from the coding sequence ATGTTTCTCAAATCAAAAGGATTTCAACTTGGTATAGCGGTTCTGCTCGGTATTATTATTTTCCTTTTACCCAGACCTGAAGGCACAAAATTCAAGGTAACAGGAGACACGGATAAGGTTCTTTTTAACAGCTTGAGCCAGTATTTTAAAATTACTGATGAAAAAGAGGCTGAAAAATCATATATCCTGGAAGCCATAAAACCTGGAAGCCCTGAAGCTTCCCAGGCTGTTATTGCAGACAAGGCTCTTGAACTGAATCTGAAAAAAGTTGATGTTGACTATGTTGACGGCCTTTCTCCAAAAGCCAAGCGTTTCCTTGCAGTGCTGGTTGTTCTGGTTTTCATGTTTGTAGCTGAACCCATACCCCTGGAAATAACAGCCATCTGCATAGGTGTTGCACTTGTGGCATTTCAGATTGCAGATGTTAAGGATGCCTGGGCACCTTATATGCACCCTGTGGTAGTTTTTATCATGTGCTGTTTGATCTTTGCAATATCTCTGGACAAGGCAGGTCTTACCAAAAGGCTTGGATTTTTTATCATAAAAAAGGCTGGGGACAGTGTTACAAAATTCACCTTTATTATTGCAGTGGGACTGGGCATTGCATCAGGAGTGATGCACGATGCAGCAGCCTGTGCGGTCGGCATTGTTACCATGCTTCCCCTTATGCGTGCAGCAGGTATTGAACCTCACAGCAAAACAGCAAAGTTTATGCTGATCTCCCTTGCTTTTGCATGTTCCTGCGGCGGTATGGGAACCCTTATGGGTGGAGGCCGGTGTATGGTTTCTGCTGCATTCTTAAAAGAATTTACAGGTATTGAAATAACATTTTTTGACTGGTTTAAATACTGTTTTCCAGCAGCTCTTTTAACAGTTCCTGCATCAGTGCTTGTGGTTTATTTTGTTTTCAGGCCTGACCCCAAATATAAACTCCCCAAATTTGATGAAGATATCGGGCCTTTAACAGGTTTGGAGATAAAAACAATCATAATTATCGGCGTTACATTCCTCCTGTGGATGACCAAAGGAATACATGGAATTGATTATTCAGTAACAGGTATGCTGGGAGTAACAGCTTTAATCCTGGCAGGAATTTTAAAATGGGATGATATTAATGACAACCTGGAATGGGGTACTGCTTTGTTTATCTTTGGAGGCGGTATTTCTCTGGGTCTTGCAATGGGATATTCAGGTGCTGCGGCCTATTTTGCAAATCTCTTCTTTCCCCTTATCCAGGGAGGAGGCTGGATTCTTCTTTTCGTAGGCGTAGGTGTATTTGGCGCACTTGTTACCAATGCCATGGCAAATGTTGCAGCAGCCGCACTCATACTGCCCATTGTTATTCCAATGGCGCAGCTGGAAGGGGTTGATCCCACAATACTGGCTCTTTGTCTTGGAACAGCCACATCCTTTGCCATGCTTCTTGTTATTGGATGTCCTCCAAATGCCATTGCATACAGTTACAGGTATTTTAAATCAGCAGATCTGACAAGAGCCGGGGCTGTTGCAACACCTATCCTGCTTATAATCCTCATAATAGTTGCATCAACATGGTGGAAATTCCTGGGACTGGTTTAA
- a CDS encoding response regulator yields the protein MSEKKKQSVQGEESPIRLLLTDDETAYLNVLSNRLTRRGFYVAKARSGTEAIQILRKQDFDVAVLDLKMEDMDGIEVLKIFKKMDPDLMVIMLTGHGSEKAAKEGMEFGAFDYLSKPCDINDLAAKVRKAFKKKQDLNNNK from the coding sequence ATGTCTGAGAAGAAAAAACAATCGGTGCAGGGAGAGGAAAGCCCTATCCGGCTTCTTCTTACAGACGATGAAACTGCATACCTTAATGTTTTGTCCAATCGTCTTACCAGGAGAGGGTTTTATGTAGCCAAGGCGCGAAGCGGAACTGAGGCTATCCAGATTCTCCGCAAGCAGGATTTTGATGTGGCAGTCCTGGATCTGAAGATGGAAGATATGGACGGCATTGAGGTATTAAAGATTTTTAAGAAAATGGACCCTGACCTCATGGTCATAATGCTCACAGGGCATGGTTCTGAAAAGGCAGCCAAAGAAGGAATGGAATTTGGAGCCTTTGATTATCTTTCCAAGCCCTGTGATATTAATGATTTGGCGGCAAAGGTCAGGAAAGCGTTTAAAAAAAAACAGGATTTAAATAACAACAAATAA
- a CDS encoding response regulator: MTIANVLLTDDEVPFVETMTKRLTKRNLNITTAFSGDEALEKLEKDESIEVVILDVKMPGMDGIETLRYIKAKFPLVEVIMLTGHATVETGIQGMKIGAFDYLMKPCDMDVLLAKVGEAASKKRRHEEKIVEARIKEITNRRD, from the coding sequence ATGACTATTGCAAATGTACTTTTAACTGATGACGAGGTGCCTTTTGTTGAAACCATGACAAAGCGTTTAACAAAAAGAAATCTCAACATAACAACTGCTTTCAGCGGTGATGAAGCCCTGGAAAAGCTTGAGAAAGATGAAAGTATTGAGGTTGTAATACTTGATGTGAAAATGCCCGGGATGGACGGTATTGAAACCCTGCGGTATATCAAGGCAAAGTTTCCCCTGGTTGAAGTGATTATGCTCACAGGCCATGCTACTGTTGAAACAGGCATACAGGGAATGAAGATCGGGGCTTTTGACTACCTGATGAAACCCTGCGACATGGATGTACTGCTTGCCAAGGTCGGGGAGGCAGCCTCAAAAAAACGGCGGCATGAGGAAAAGATTGTTGAGGCCAGGATTAAAGAAATTACCAACAGGCGCGATTAG